In Populus alba chromosome 1, ASM523922v2, whole genome shotgun sequence, a single window of DNA contains:
- the LOC140955764 gene encoding UPF0481 protein At3g47200-like gives MDDEKQLLIEVTEELQSLADTSLQNVLWDKRSIYKIPASVTALNETAYMPQTVSFGPYHHGEDHLKPMEEHKQRALTYYLNRGGRRLQAVVKSLNEEIQVLKDSYDMLGEPWKDDKNKFLQLMILDGCFMLEIIRLATHSLDGYAANDPIFSSHGRLHIAPYIRRDMLLLENQLPMLVLYKLVALESDGAQDEEFVNQLVLNFCYPNAPVSKLDKSLHVLDLYRKSLIQEDPAWKMRIPRVLGGLLNDANDIIRSATAINEAGIQFKKGKTKSLRGISFRGWVLELPVIVVDDATEATFLNLIAFERLHVGAGNEVTSYVFFMDSIIDNERDVALLHSRGIIQNAIGSDMAVAELFKSLSKDIALDPDSSLEVVRMQVNAYCQMPWNEWRANLIHTYFRNPWALLSVIVVFILFALTGANTVYSILPYYNSNYKRLPFSPTGSAAPPPLPTPPPPPPRIPKRWPPRKL, from the exons ATGGACGACGAAAAGCAGCTGCTCATTGAAGTTACAGAAGAACTTCAGAGCTTGGCAGATACTTCTCTGCAGAACGTTCTCTGGGACAAACGTTCAATCTACAAAATACCTGCCTCTGTTACGGCCCTCAACGAGACTGCCTACATGCCTCAGACAGTCTCCTTTGGTCCGTACCATCATGGTGAAGATCATCTGAAGCCAATGGAGGAGCACAAGCAACGAGCGCTCACATATTATTTAAACAGAGGTGGAAGACGTCTACAGGCAGTCGTTAAATCTTTAAATGAAGAAATCCAGGTTTTAAAAGACTCATATGATATGCTTGGTGAGCCATGGAAAGATGACAAGAACAAATTTCTGCAACTGATGATTCTTGACGGTTGTTTCATGTTGGAAATTATACGCCTTGCTACACATTCATTGGATGGCTATGCTGCCAATGATCCCATTTTTAGCAGCCACGGGAGGCTCCACATTGCACCGTATATCCGGCGTGATATGTTGTTGCTTGAAAATCAACTGCCAATGCTTGTTCTTTACAAGCTGGTTGCTCTTGAAAGTGACGGAGCTCAG GACGAAGAGTTTGTCAACCAGCTCGTGCTCAATTTCTGCTACCCCAACGCACCCGTCTCCAAGCTGGATAAAAGCTTGCATGTATTGGATTTGTACAGGAAGAGCCTGATTCAGGAAGATCCCGCCTGGAAAATGCGTATCCCCAGGGTACTGGGGGGACTTCTTAATGATGCCAATGATATTATCCGATCAGCGACAGCGATTAATGAAGCTGGAATCCAGTTTAAGAAAGGCAAAACCAAGAGCCTGAGAGGCATCTCATTCCGTGGATGGGTACTTGAGCTTCCTGTCATTGTGGTGGATGATGCCACGGAGGCAACCTTTCTGAATTTGATTGCCTTTGAGCGCCTCCACGTTGGTGCAGGCAATGAGGTAACATCGTATGTCTTCTTCATGGACAGCATCATTGATAATGAGAGGGACGTTGCCCTCCTACACTCAAGAGGAATCATCCAGAATGCTATTGGAAGTGACATGGCAGTTGCTGAACTGTTCAAGTCTCTCTCCAAGGACATTGCGTTGGACCCAGACAGCAGCCTTGAAGTTGTGCGCATGCAGGTCAATGCCTATTGCCAGATGCCCTGGAATGAGTGGCGTGCCAATCTCATTCACACCTATTTCAGAAATCCTTGGGCTCTTTTGtctgttattgttgttttcatCCTCTTTGCCCTCACTGGTGCTAACACTGTATATTCTATACTACCTTACTACAATTCTAATTACAAGAGATTACCCTTTTCTCCTACGGGTTCCGCTGCACCCCCTCCCCTTCcaactcctcctcctcctcctcctcgcaTTCCTAAACGCTGGCCCCCCAGAAAACTATGA
- the LOC118042045 gene encoding uncharacterized protein — translation MAMYKPIKGQEEGSGNRDKSLKSNDEGVHVDDDEVVDENKSFILPTHSRQQHDVQRQKQQRLVSLDVFRGLTVALMILVDDAGGVLPAINHSPWNGLTLADVVMPFFLFIVGVSLGLTYKKLSCKAVATRKAILRTLKLLIIGLFLQGGFLHGLNDLTYGVDMTQIRCMGILQRIAIGYLVGAMCEIWLKGGSHATSGLSMLRKYQFQWAAVLMLVTIYLSLLYGLHVPDWEYQIPVAASSSTPKIFPVKCGVRGDTGPACNADGMIDRTILGIQHLYRKPIYARTKPCSINSPGYGPLPPDAPSWCQAPFDPEGLLSSVMAIVTCLVGLHYGHIIVHFKEHKDRTLHWMVPSTCFLVLGLVLDLLGMHVNKALYTFSYMCVTAGAAGIVFTGIYLLVDVCGFRWPMLVLEWMGMHALLIFILATSNVLPVVLQGFYWKQPGNNILRFVGIGR, via the exons ATGGCAATGTACAAGCCTATTAAAGGGCAAGAGGAAGGCAGTGGAAATAGAGACAAGTCCCTGAAAAGTAACGATGAAGGTGTTCATGTGGATGATGATGAAGTTGTGGATGAAAACAAATCTTTCATCCTCCCTACTCATTCAAGGCAGCAACACGATGTACAACGACAGAAACAACAACGTCTTGTTTCTCTTGATGTTTTTCGTGGTCTCACTGTTGCG CTAATGATACTTGTGGATGATGCTGGTGGAGTTCTGCCTGCTATTAATCATTCACCATGGAATGGCTTAACACTTGCAGATGTTGTCATGCCATTTTTCCTATTCATTGTCGGTGTTTCGCTTGGACTCACATACAAG AAATTGTCATGCAAAGCTGTTGCAACTAGAAAAGCGATACTCCGGACGCTTAAACTTCTAATCATAGGTCTTTTTCTTCAAG GTGGCTTTTTACATGGTCTGAATGATCTAACTTATGGGGTTGATATGACACAGATAAGATGTATGGGTATCTTGCAG aGAATAGCAATAGGATATTTAGTAGGTGCAATGTGTGAGATTTGGCTAAAAGGTGGTAGTCATGCTACTTCAGGATTATCCATGCTGAGGAAATATCAGTTTCAATG GGCTGCAGTTTTGATGCTTGTTACCATATATCTTTCCTTGTTATATGGTTTGCATGTTCCTGACTGGGAGTATCAGATTCCAGTTGCTGCCTCTTCTTCCACCCCTAAGATATTTCCT GTGAAATGTGGGGTAAGGGGCGACACAGGACCTGCGTGTAATGCTGATGGAATGATTGACCGTACAATCTTGGGAATTCAACACCTGTATAGAAAGCCTATTTATGCACGAACTAAG CCATGTAGTATCAATTCCCCTGGTTATGGCCCGCTACCTCCAGATGCTCCTTCATGGTGTCAGGCCCCTTTTGATCCTGAAGGACTCCTgag CTCAGTAATGGCCATCGTCACCTGCCTGGTTGGTTTGCACTACGGGCACATCATTGTCCATTTCAAG GAACACAAGGATAGAACCCTTCACTGGATGGTCCCATCCACTTGTTTTCTAGTCTTGGGTCTGGTTTTGGATTTGCTTG GAATGCATGTTAACAAGGCTCTTTACACATTCAGTTACATGTGTGTCACTGCTGGTGCTGCCGGCATTGTATTTACTGGAATCTACTTACTG GTTGATGTGTGTGGATTCAGGTGGCCGATGTTGGTGCTAGAGTGGATGGGAATGCAtgctttgttgatttttatcctTGCAACCAGCAATGTCTTGCCGGTGGTCCTGCAGGGATTTTATTGGAAGCAGCCTGGAAACAACATT CTTAGGTTCGTTGGAATTGGAAGATGA